The following proteins come from a genomic window of Actinomycetota bacterium:
- a CDS encoding cation transporter, with protein MEENRMATHEHHGDHEHDHGSHTHGTVDASLLTTERGIWAVKWSLVALGVTALFQVAIVVYTGSVALLADTIHNFGDAATAIPLWIAFSLAKRPPTKRFTYGYGRVEDIAGIIVVLIILASAIVAAVQSVDRLLNPQPMEHVWVVAAAAVIGFFGNEAVALFRIKVGREINSAALIADGYHARADGFTSLGVLAGAIGVALGFPLADPIAGLLITLSILRIVWESGKAVLTRVADGVDPVVVDEIEHALGHVSGVEQVEDVRVRWTGHRLRAEVAVAVRASLSVSEGHAIAVDARHALLHALPYLSDATVHVDPSEQAGGSHHAFEEHEHGSLPAHGHP; from the coding sequence ATGGAAGAGAACCGGATGGCTACCCACGAACACCACGGCGACCACGAGCACGACCATGGGTCGCACACGCACGGCACTGTGGACGCATCGCTGCTCACGACGGAGCGCGGCATCTGGGCCGTGAAGTGGTCTCTCGTCGCGCTCGGGGTGACGGCGCTCTTCCAGGTCGCGATCGTGGTCTACACGGGCAGCGTCGCCCTACTCGCGGACACCATCCACAACTTCGGCGACGCGGCGACTGCGATCCCGCTGTGGATCGCATTCTCGCTGGCGAAGCGTCCCCCAACGAAGCGCTTCACCTACGGGTACGGGCGGGTCGAGGACATCGCCGGCATCATCGTGGTCCTGATCATCCTGGCGAGCGCGATCGTCGCCGCCGTGCAGTCGGTCGACCGTTTGCTCAACCCGCAGCCGATGGAGCACGTGTGGGTCGTGGCCGCCGCCGCGGTCATCGGCTTCTTCGGGAACGAGGCGGTGGCGCTGTTCCGGATCAAGGTCGGGCGCGAGATCAACAGCGCCGCGCTGATCGCGGATGGCTACCACGCTCGGGCGGACGGGTTCACCAGCCTGGGCGTGCTCGCGGGCGCGATCGGCGTGGCCCTTGGCTTCCCGCTCGCGGACCCGATCGCCGGGCTCCTGATCACCCTCAGCATCCTGCGGATCGTCTGGGAGTCGGGGAAGGCGGTCCTGACCCGGGTCGCCGACGGTGTGGACCCGGTGGTCGTCGACGAGATCGAGCACGCACTCGGACACGTCTCCGGCGTCGAGCAGGTCGAGGATGTGCGGGTGCGCTGGACCGGTCACCGGCTTCGCGCCGAAGTGGCGGTGGCGGTCAGGGCCTCACTGAGTGTGAGCGAGGGCCATGCGATCGCCGTCGATGCACGGCACGCGCTCCTGCACGCGTTGCCCTACCTGTCCGATGCGACCGTCCACGTCGACCCGAGCGAGCAGGCCGGTGGCTCGCATCACGCCTTCGAGGAGCACGAACACGGTTCACTGCCGGCGCATGGGCATCCGTGA
- a CDS encoding helix-turn-helix transcriptional regulator: protein MRSRSSSPRTSTKQPGSRSCRSPRVRSGSRRSSTSPRPTAAPTTSVRCQDPSAGSGSVPAPSARRSTVTCWRTARSRRRRRIEVTALAREVGYVSPAQFSQEYRQMFGRTPSSERAAARA, encoded by the coding sequence GCGTTCCAGTTCGCCGAGGACGTCGACGAAGCAACCAGGATCGAGATCATGCAGATCGCCTCGCGTCCGCTCAGGATCCCGGAGAAGCAGCACAAGCCCGCGCCCTACGGCAGCTCCGACCACTTCGGTGCGCTGCCAAGACCCCTCGGCCGGCTCGGGTTCCGTACCCGCACCTTCGGCCCGTCGCAGCACGGTCACGTGCTGGAGGACCGCCCGATCGAGACGCCGTAGGCGCATCGAGGTTACCGCACTCGCACGCGAGGTCGGCTACGTGAGCCCCGCGCAGTTCAGCCAGGAGTACCGGCAGATGTTCGGACGCACGCCTTCGTCCGAGCGAGCAGCGGCGAGGGCGTAG